A window of the Polaribacter sp. HaHaR_3_91 genome harbors these coding sequences:
- a CDS encoding 2TM domain-containing protein, with the protein MENLDEKRFFEAKQRVAEIKKFYKHVVTYVLVNLFLTFVWTFSFKIFGDFVLSNQYDSDGFKHIPFWLIWGVVLLIDTFKTFGFAGVFNKNWEEKKIKEFMQD; encoded by the coding sequence ATGGAAAATTTAGACGAAAAGAGATTTTTTGAAGCAAAACAAAGAGTTGCAGAAATTAAAAAGTTTTACAAACATGTTGTAACCTATGTTTTAGTAAATTTATTTTTAACATTTGTTTGGACGTTTTCTTTTAAGATTTTCGGTGACTTTGTGCTAAGCAATCAATACGATTCAGACGGATTTAAGCATATTCCTTTTTGGTTAATTTGGGGAGTTGTTTTGTTAATTGATACTTTTAAAACATTTGGTTTTGCAGGTGTTTTTAATAAAAATTGGGAAGAGAAAAAAATCAAAGAATTTATGCAAGATTAA
- a CDS encoding 2TM domain-containing protein: MERDFTKEQNYIKAKKRVKAIKGFYVHLMVYVLVNIFISGVVIFGLMQSGYNFEDAISNFGTYSTWLFWGIGMFFHWMGVFGFKSIGFGADWEEKKIKEMMDKEDLRKHKL, encoded by the coding sequence ATGGAAAGAGATTTTACAAAAGAACAAAATTATATTAAAGCTAAAAAAAGAGTTAAAGCAATAAAAGGTTTTTATGTACATTTAATGGTTTACGTTTTGGTAAACATTTTTATTAGTGGCGTTGTTATTTTTGGCTTAATGCAAAGCGGATATAATTTTGAAGATGCTATAAGTAACTTTGGTACTTATTCTACTTGGCTTTTTTGGGGAATTGGTATGTTTTTTCATTGGATGGGCGTTTTTGGTTTTAAATCGATTGGCTTTGGCGCAGATTGGGAAGAAAAGAAAATTAAAGAAATGATGGATAAAGAAGATCTCAGGAAACATAAATTATAA
- a CDS encoding 2TM domain-containing protein encodes MDTDTTQKQQYIRAQKRVKKIKGFYTHLSIYCIVIPIIIFVNLKFEPHFHWFWFSLCGWGIGLFFHWLSVFGLKLLGLGNNWEEKKIKEFMNEKK; translated from the coding sequence ATGGATACAGATACTACGCAAAAACAACAATATATTAGAGCGCAGAAAAGAGTAAAAAAGATAAAAGGGTTTTACACACATTTAAGTATTTATTGTATTGTGATACCGATTATAATTTTTGTAAATTTAAAATTCGAACCTCATTTTCATTGGTTTTGGTTCTCTTTATGTGGCTGGGGAATAGGGCTTTTCTTTCACTGGTTGTCTGTTTTTGGACTAAAGTTATTAGGTTTAGGAAACAATTGGGAAGAAAAAAAGATTAAAGAATTTATGAATGAAAAAAAATAG
- a CDS encoding 2TM domain-containing protein produces the protein MEKELTQEQKYILAKKRVEKISKFYKHLATYIIVNSFLSAIFIVGDINDGDTFMEAFSNYHNYKIWFFWGIGIAFQALNTFGLSLFMNKDWEQKKIQKYMDEQNYRR, from the coding sequence ATGGAAAAGGAACTTACACAAGAACAAAAATATATTTTAGCAAAGAAAAGAGTTGAAAAGATTAGTAAATTCTATAAACACCTGGCAACTTATATTATTGTAAACAGCTTTTTAAGTGCCATTTTTATAGTTGGAGATATAAATGATGGAGATACCTTTATGGAAGCTTTTTCTAATTATCATAATTATAAAATTTGGTTTTTTTGGGGAATCGGAATTGCTTTTCAGGCTTTGAATACTTTTGGTTTAAGTTTGTTTATGAATAAAGATTGGGAGCAAAAGAAGATTCAGAAGTATATGGATGAACAAAATTATAGAAGATAA
- a CDS encoding 2TM domain-containing protein, with translation MKTPTNHIYNKIKDDFILCTKLTIVIGIVFIVINQQFSFKGAGITFLISGMYSFTLGLGNGIINEYLNTKWDWVKETNKRVWAGIITTVIYTVIAVLIIHFIQYILLFGYKVENFFQGYLVWVHLFAIIFSLGVAAFFHAKGFMVNWKSAMTQETTKQEIVAKTETAKFESLKNQLDPHFLFNSLNVLTSLIGENPAQAEKFTTKLSKVYRYVLEQRNKDLVPIEEELKFAKTYMQLLEMRFEDAVKFNIPDTISNNDLKIVPLSLQLLLENAVKHNVVSSSKPLTVSIYEEDTYLIIENNVNPKEAIGKSTKVGLQNIADRYGLITQKGVKIDNNNKTFKVSLPLLYKMNDIMYNDDLENSKYVKAVERVEKLKEFYQNLAAYCIVIPFLIFINLRFSSGFHWFWFPIFGWGMGLAFHFLEVNNYNIFLGNNWEERKIKEMMEAENQHKNRR, from the coding sequence ATGAAGACACCTACCAACCACATTTATAATAAAATTAAAGATGATTTTATACTTTGTACAAAACTGACCATAGTTATAGGGATCGTTTTTATAGTTATAAACCAACAATTTAGTTTTAAAGGTGCAGGTATTACCTTTTTAATTTCGGGAATGTATTCTTTTACTTTAGGACTTGGAAACGGAATTATTAATGAATACTTAAACACCAAATGGGATTGGGTTAAAGAAACCAACAAAAGAGTTTGGGCAGGAATTATAACTACCGTAATTTATACAGTAATTGCCGTTTTAATTATTCATTTTATACAATATATATTGCTTTTTGGATATAAAGTAGAAAACTTCTTTCAAGGATATTTAGTTTGGGTCCATTTATTTGCAATCATATTTTCATTAGGAGTCGCTGCTTTTTTTCATGCCAAAGGTTTTATGGTGAATTGGAAAAGTGCTATGACCCAGGAAACTACCAAACAAGAAATTGTTGCAAAAACAGAAACTGCAAAATTTGAGTCTCTAAAAAATCAATTAGATCCACATTTTTTATTCAATAGTTTAAATGTGTTAACGAGTTTGATTGGAGAAAACCCTGCGCAAGCAGAAAAATTTACAACCAAATTATCTAAGGTATACAGATATGTTTTAGAGCAAAGAAACAAAGATTTAGTACCTATTGAAGAAGAATTAAAATTTGCAAAAACGTATATGCAGTTGTTAGAAATGCGTTTTGAAGATGCAGTGAAATTTAATATTCCAGATACCATAAGTAATAATGACTTAAAAATTGTACCACTTTCTTTGCAACTTTTGTTAGAAAATGCGGTAAAACACAATGTGGTTTCATCTTCTAAACCTTTAACAGTTAGTATTTATGAAGAAGATACTTATTTAATAATAGAAAACAATGTAAATCCTAAAGAAGCAATAGGGAAAAGCACTAAAGTAGGATTGCAGAATATTGCGGATAGATATGGATTGATCACTCAAAAGGGAGTGAAAATAGATAACAATAACAAAACTTTTAAGGTGAGTTTACCTCTCTTATATAAAATGAACGATATTATGTACAACGACGATTTAGAAAATAGCAAATACGTGAAAGCAGTAGAAAGAGTAGAAAAATTAAAAGAATTTTATCAGAATTTAGCAGCTTATTGTATTGTAATTCCTTTTTTAATTTTTATCAATTTAAGGTTCTCTTCAGGTTTTCATTGGTTTTGGTTTCCAATTTTTGGATGGGGAATGGGATTGGCATTTCACTTTTTAGAAGTAAATAACTACAATATTTTCTTAGGCAATAATTGGGAGGAAAGAAAGATAAAAGAAATGATGGAAGCCGAGAATCAGCATAAAAACAGAAGATAA
- a CDS encoding DUF2141 domain-containing protein, translating into MKLILAILTTAMLCVTNLVTAQNKTITATVVNITSDSGKVGFALYDKTNYRMKPIQSANAIIEAGKSTVVFENVEGGEYAIICYHDKNDNDKMDFKANGMPLEDYGASNNNMTFGPPRFEHAKFKVNDKNVSLEIKF; encoded by the coding sequence ATGAAACTTATCTTAGCAATTTTAACAACGGCAATGTTATGTGTTACAAACTTAGTAACAGCTCAAAACAAAACAATTACAGCAACTGTAGTAAATATTACTTCAGATTCTGGTAAAGTTGGTTTTGCTTTATATGACAAAACAAATTATAGAATGAAACCAATACAGAGTGCTAATGCTATAATTGAAGCAGGGAAAAGTACAGTGGTTTTCGAAAACGTAGAAGGAGGCGAATATGCAATTATTTGTTATCATGATAAAAATGATAATGATAAAATGGATTTTAAAGCTAATGGAATGCCTTTAGAAGATTATGGTGCTTCTAACAATAACATGACTTTTGGTCCGCCAAGATTTGAACATGCAAAATTTAAGGTTAACGATAAAAATGTATCTTTAGAAATTAAATTTTAG